In Polaromonas sp. JS666, one genomic interval encodes:
- the tkt gene encoding transketolase, whose product MTASSLSLMANAIRALAIDAVERANSGHPGAPMGMADMAAALWTRHLKHNPSNPNWFNRDRFVLSNGHASALLYAVLHLTGYELSIEDIKNFRQIHSKTPGHPELGITPGIETTTGPLGQGLGNAVGMALSEKLLANEFNRPGYTVIDHNTYVFLGDGCLMEGISHEVAALAGAWKLNKLVALYDDNGISIDGKVEPWFPEDTAARFAAYGWNVLGPIDGHDGELVAETIRCARRSNTQPTLIICKTQIGKYSPNRANTPKVHGEPLGAEEIQLTRDAMEWTDKPFHIPADVYAAWNARDKGHTAESLWDAQFASYEAIYPDLGAELYRRMRGDLPNAFGKLAHEAIEKSCNRADSVASRRASQLALEEFTAKLPEMLGGSADLTSSNLTNTKSTSSLRFKTDGQVEACSNGKGVEVPGRHINYGVREFGMASIMNGIALHGGHIPYGGTFLTFSDYSRNALRMAALMKLRVIHVFTHDSIGLGEDGPTHQPVEHAASLRLIPNLDVWRPADTVEATVAWAVALQNKSQPTALLLSRQSLKFQPKTETDDVCKGGYVLKDPPETGVGRPLEAVLIATGSEVQLALRAQVLLADAGILTRVVSMPSTTTFDKQSSHYKSLVLPSRLPRIAVEMGVSHGWWKYGCSAVVAIDTYGESAPAEVLFNHFGFTPQGVASVVREVISKPQLSQLAPLTS is encoded by the coding sequence ATGACTGCTTCATCCCTCTCTCTTATGGCCAATGCAATACGGGCGCTCGCTATCGACGCCGTGGAGCGCGCCAACTCGGGCCATCCAGGCGCACCCATGGGCATGGCTGACATGGCGGCTGCCTTATGGACTCGTCATCTAAAGCACAACCCGAGCAATCCAAACTGGTTCAATCGCGACCGATTTGTGTTATCCAACGGCCATGCGTCAGCGCTCCTTTATGCTGTTCTGCATCTGACTGGCTACGAACTTTCTATCGAAGATATAAAGAACTTCCGGCAGATCCACAGCAAAACTCCGGGTCATCCAGAGCTCGGCATTACCCCAGGCATCGAAACCACAACCGGGCCGCTAGGGCAAGGTCTTGGTAATGCGGTCGGTATGGCATTGTCCGAGAAGCTATTGGCAAATGAATTTAATCGACCGGGATACACCGTTATCGATCACAACACGTACGTCTTTCTTGGCGACGGTTGCTTGATGGAAGGCATTAGTCACGAAGTGGCAGCTTTAGCCGGCGCGTGGAAGCTCAACAAACTAGTCGCGCTATACGACGATAACGGAATCTCGATTGATGGCAAGGTAGAACCATGGTTTCCTGAAGACACAGCTGCGCGGTTCGCTGCATACGGGTGGAATGTTCTTGGCCCCATCGACGGCCACGATGGTGAACTCGTGGCGGAAACTATCCGGTGTGCACGGCGGTCGAACACCCAACCGACATTAATTATCTGCAAGACGCAAATCGGAAAATACTCGCCCAACCGAGCCAATACACCAAAAGTTCATGGCGAACCATTGGGCGCCGAAGAAATACAGTTGACCCGTGACGCTATGGAATGGACAGATAAACCGTTCCACATCCCAGCCGATGTCTATGCAGCATGGAATGCTAGAGATAAAGGCCATACGGCGGAATCCCTTTGGGACGCGCAATTCGCCTCCTATGAAGCCATATATCCTGATTTAGGTGCTGAGCTGTACCGGCGGATGCGCGGAGATCTGCCGAACGCTTTTGGGAAACTGGCCCATGAGGCCATCGAAAAATCTTGCAACCGGGCCGATAGCGTCGCTTCCCGCAGAGCGTCCCAATTGGCATTGGAAGAATTTACTGCAAAGTTACCTGAGATGCTGGGAGGTTCAGCGGATCTCACCAGTTCAAATCTTACAAACACCAAGTCTACGAGTAGCTTGCGCTTCAAAACAGATGGACAGGTTGAAGCTTGCTCCAACGGCAAAGGGGTGGAAGTACCTGGCCGACATATTAACTATGGCGTCCGTGAGTTCGGCATGGCATCTATCATGAATGGGATTGCGCTGCATGGCGGGCACATACCTTACGGCGGGACTTTTTTAACGTTCAGTGATTACAGTCGCAACGCTTTGCGAATGGCCGCGCTCATGAAGCTGCGAGTCATTCACGTGTTCACTCACGACTCGATAGGCCTCGGTGAGGATGGACCCACCCACCAACCGGTAGAACATGCCGCAAGCCTGCGCTTAATCCCAAACCTTGACGTGTGGCGCCCCGCAGACACTGTCGAGGCGACAGTTGCGTGGGCGGTGGCGCTTCAGAATAAATCTCAGCCTACGGCGTTGCTTCTTAGTCGGCAGTCCCTCAAATTTCAGCCCAAAACTGAGACAGATGACGTTTGCAAAGGTGGCTACGTCCTTAAAGACCCACCAGAGACTGGAGTCGGCAGGCCCTTGGAGGCAGTACTGATTGCTACTGGTTCAGAAGTCCAGCTTGCCTTACGCGCGCAAGTATTGCTAGCAGACGCCGGGATTTTGACCAGGGTCGTCTCCATGCCGAGCACGACGACATTTGATAAACAAAGCTCGCACTATAAGTCCCTGGTGTTACCCAGCAGGTTGCCGCGAATTGCGGTTGAAATGGGTGTTTCGCACGGCTGGTGGAAATACGGTTGTTCTGCTGTAGTCGCAATAGATACCTACGGGGAGTCGGCTCCCGCCGAAGTGCTATTCAATCACTTCGGATTTACGCCTCAGGGTGTCGCGAGTGTTGTGCGCGAGGTCA
- the tal gene encoding transaldolase, giving the protein MNQLESLRQFTTVVVDTGDFNEISRFRPTDATTNPSLILKAVQQQEYRSLLDSTVSAEKKQPLDLVMDQLLVRFGCEILKLVPGRVSTEIDPRLSFDANATVARAERIIALYEANGIAPERVLIKIASTWEGIQAAAQLESRGIHTNLTLLFSLTQAVACSQAKVKLISPFVGRIYDWHRKQAGAAWNEGEGLGVTDPGVQVVRQIFHYYKKFAIPTEVMGASFRNLHQIRSLAGCDLLTISPQLLAQLESHDEPCSIHLAASDADDVALAPLACDEASFRFAMNEDAMVTEKLAEGIRLFCRDLQALEQIIAGTTSVPA; this is encoded by the coding sequence ATGAATCAGCTCGAATCACTCAGGCAATTTACTACTGTCGTTGTCGATACCGGAGATTTCAATGAGATATCACGCTTTCGACCAACAGATGCGACAACCAACCCATCGTTAATTCTGAAGGCAGTCCAGCAGCAAGAATATCGAAGCTTGTTGGATTCAACAGTCAGTGCTGAAAAAAAACAACCGCTCGACCTCGTCATGGATCAGCTACTGGTTCGATTCGGTTGCGAAATCCTCAAGTTGGTCCCGGGACGGGTATCAACCGAGATCGATCCACGCTTAAGCTTTGATGCCAACGCCACCGTGGCTCGCGCAGAGAGAATCATCGCCTTGTACGAGGCTAACGGCATCGCGCCAGAGCGAGTGCTGATCAAAATTGCCTCGACGTGGGAAGGCATCCAGGCCGCGGCCCAGCTTGAGAGCCGAGGTATTCATACGAATCTGACGCTTCTGTTCTCGCTAACCCAGGCGGTCGCTTGCAGCCAGGCAAAGGTAAAACTCATCTCCCCATTTGTCGGTCGAATATACGACTGGCACCGCAAGCAAGCGGGGGCAGCTTGGAACGAAGGCGAGGGCTTGGGGGTGACCGATCCAGGCGTGCAGGTTGTCCGTCAGATATTCCATTACTACAAAAAGTTTGCAATCCCGACGGAAGTAATGGGCGCTAGCTTCAGAAACCTCCACCAAATCCGTAGTTTGGCTGGTTGCGATCTGCTAACGATCAGCCCGCAGCTTCTGGCGCAACTTGAGTCCCATGATGAGCCTTGCAGTATTCATCTCGCCGCGAGTGATGCGGACGACGTAGCGCTAGCGCCGCTGGCTTGCGACGAAGCAAGCTTCCGCTTTGCAATGAATGAAGATGCCATGGTGACCGAGAAGCTGGCGGAGGGAATCCGCCTGTTTTGTAGAGATCTTCAGGCACTTGAACAGATTATTGCCGGCACTACTTCCGTCCCCGCATGA
- a CDS encoding amino acid ABC transporter substrate-binding protein has protein sequence MSRRIVSLAVALFLCAGSWTVEADTLDKVRVSKALHLGHRSGSIPFSYLGNTGQPIGYAIDLCKHLAAAIAKEIRQPEMQIVWIPIGPNERNSALMDGLIDLDCGDSTVTAQSQKVIAFSIPIYLAGTRLLVPKAASIAEIGTLSGMKVVTTTQSGNEAMLRHVLGQTGVTADVVVARTAKAATEVLTTGQAQALFADDATLFGIRNLTKDQAQFTTLPKTYSLRPKALAYRKDDERLRTLVTREIKTLIASGLIQRAHEQWFNSPLPDSVVDLKTPISYLLRDTWKTPTDVYTDYAYGHLPD, from the coding sequence ATGTCGAGACGCATAGTTTCGCTCGCCGTGGCACTGTTTTTATGCGCCGGCAGCTGGACAGTTGAAGCCGATACGCTTGACAAAGTCAGAGTGAGTAAAGCTCTGCATCTTGGACATCGCAGTGGAAGCATTCCCTTTTCGTATCTGGGAAACACCGGACAACCGATTGGCTACGCGATAGACCTATGCAAGCATCTTGCGGCGGCCATAGCCAAAGAGATTAGGCAACCAGAAATGCAAATCGTCTGGATTCCGATAGGACCCAACGAGCGAAATTCGGCTTTGATGGACGGGTTGATCGACTTGGATTGTGGTGACTCAACCGTTACTGCTCAATCCCAGAAGGTAATTGCCTTTTCCATTCCCATATACCTTGCAGGAACGCGGCTCCTGGTTCCAAAGGCCGCTTCCATTGCCGAAATTGGCACGCTTTCTGGAATGAAGGTGGTGACCACTACCCAATCGGGTAATGAAGCCATGCTCCGTCATGTGCTCGGGCAAACGGGTGTTACCGCCGACGTCGTGGTTGCACGGACTGCCAAGGCGGCGACAGAAGTCTTGACAACTGGGCAAGCCCAGGCTCTCTTCGCCGATGACGCTACCCTCTTTGGCATTCGAAATCTGACCAAAGACCAAGCGCAGTTCACCACGCTTCCAAAAACCTACTCGCTTCGTCCGAAGGCACTTGCTTATCGCAAAGATGATGAAAGGCTTCGGACTCTTGTCACGCGTGAAATCAAAACATTGATCGCATCAGGCCTTATTCAGAGGGCGCATGAGCAGTGGTTTAACTCCCCACTTCCTGACAGCGTGGTTGATCTCAAAACTCCGATCTCCTACCTTCTGCGAGATACATGGAAGACCCCAACCGACGTGTACACCGACTACGCGTACGGCCACCTTCCGGACTAG
- a CDS encoding TIGR00725 family protein, translating to MSSQVSASEACSTRVIELLGRLSAIQRSPKRCIQPVGIIGPGDGGTRECEAAYRIASLLGRAGMAVVSGGRGGVMEAASRGAFEAGGVTIGILPEEDTRCANRYLSVAIPTGIGEMRNALIARSSICLVAIGGGMGTISEMALGLKWEKTVFSLYEDIQLPGVQTARDIDQLLEWVAAWLVCRDA from the coding sequence ATGTCATCACAAGTAAGCGCGAGCGAAGCATGCTCGACGCGAGTCATTGAGTTGCTTGGGCGACTCTCAGCGATCCAGCGAAGTCCGAAGCGCTGTATCCAGCCTGTGGGAATTATTGGTCCGGGTGACGGTGGGACTCGTGAATGCGAAGCAGCGTATCGGATCGCCTCTTTGCTGGGTCGAGCAGGGATGGCCGTTGTCTCCGGTGGGCGTGGCGGGGTCATGGAAGCCGCTTCAAGGGGAGCATTTGAGGCTGGCGGCGTAACTATCGGAATTCTTCCCGAAGAAGATACTCGGTGCGCTAATCGTTATCTCAGCGTAGCAATTCCAACCGGCATAGGTGAGATGAGAAACGCGCTAATTGCCCGCAGCAGTATTTGCCTGGTCGCCATCGGTGGTGGTATGGGCACGATTTCCGAGATGGCGCTGGGATTGAAATGGGAGAAGACGGTGTTCTCGTTGTACGAAGATATCCAGCTGCCAGGCGTACAGACCGCGCGAGATATTGATCAACTCCTCGAATGGGTCGCAGCATGGCTTGTATGTCGAGACGCATAG
- a CDS encoding ABC transporter permease: MKRYGAWPAWLFMLAFFFLPLAALVPEAMTDGGTAFSRIFSDNLFLAATRNTIVLGLLAGGLSAVVGTAIAIELARQPERRRQWMMMLLGLPLAFSGLVIAYGFILAFGRAGFVTQILAFLGADPARVGGWIYTVSGLGFAYAYYLIPRVALSLYPVFANFDERPLLAARTLGASKFRAFVDTVIPEVAPTVLASACMVAALAMGTYGTALALVGTQLNILPLMLLSKVSDGGSDFPAAAAMSLVLMAICLIVLGVGDVITSKRERSMLDASH; encoded by the coding sequence ATGAAGCGATATGGCGCTTGGCCCGCATGGCTGTTCATGCTGGCCTTCTTTTTCCTACCCTTGGCAGCACTGGTGCCAGAGGCAATGACAGACGGCGGAACCGCGTTCTCGAGAATATTTTCGGACAACCTGTTCCTGGCCGCTACGCGCAACACGATCGTGCTTGGATTACTTGCCGGCGGATTGTCCGCCGTAGTGGGTACGGCAATCGCTATCGAGCTGGCGCGGCAGCCTGAGCGGCGTCGTCAGTGGATGATGATGCTGTTGGGACTACCACTGGCATTCTCCGGTTTGGTGATCGCTTACGGGTTCATCCTGGCTTTCGGACGTGCCGGTTTTGTTACGCAGATCCTAGCATTCCTAGGAGCGGATCCCGCTCGCGTCGGCGGTTGGATTTACACGGTCTCCGGTCTGGGCTTTGCATACGCCTATTACCTGATACCTCGTGTGGCGCTCTCGCTCTATCCTGTGTTCGCAAATTTTGACGAGCGGCCTTTGCTAGCTGCGCGCACCTTGGGGGCTTCGAAATTTCGAGCATTTGTCGACACGGTCATCCCTGAAGTCGCGCCAACTGTCCTGGCCTCAGCTTGCATGGTGGCCGCCCTGGCGATGGGTACGTACGGGACAGCCCTGGCTTTGGTCGGCACTCAGCTGAACATACTTCCCTTGATGTTGCTTTCGAAGGTGAGCGATGGTGGCTCAGACTTCCCTGCTGCGGCTGCCATGTCGCTGGTCTTGATGGCGATTTGCCTTATTGTTTTAGGAGTCGGTGATGTCATCACAAGTAAGCGCGAGCGAAGCATGCTCGACGCGAGTCATTGA
- a CDS encoding extracellular solute-binding protein: MKRRDLIKAASFAAVGSFGVTRAFSFEGPELYPGEKVLYEAAEKEGLVVSFDTGPEWANWKSLFREFKKRYPEVELTYNDLGSAATVVALEKTRRRPQADTAYYFAASAVDAVKKDVVAPFQPINFEKLPAVFREASGKWFTIHTLNIAFLVNKKLVKNSPTSWADLLKPEFKNSVVYLDPRTTGVGQVMVFAAAYATGGSVDNVKPGIDYLGQLHALGNVQRVEGTTPYAKFLKGEIPVWISYENDGLKAKHVDGMGDALEVIIPKEASVAAPYAISLVKNAPNPNSGKLWLNFIMSEVGQGLFAQGFVRPSVPGVRLSADIQAKMPAAPQLRPLDVVKASERKAEIDRLWAQAVLTK, encoded by the coding sequence ATGAAACGTAGAGATCTTATAAAAGCAGCCAGCTTTGCTGCAGTGGGCTCATTTGGAGTGACCCGCGCTTTTTCATTCGAAGGTCCCGAACTCTACCCGGGTGAAAAAGTCTTGTACGAAGCTGCGGAAAAAGAAGGCTTGGTCGTCTCTTTTGACACGGGGCCGGAATGGGCAAATTGGAAATCACTGTTCCGCGAGTTCAAGAAGCGCTATCCAGAAGTCGAACTCACCTATAACGACCTGGGCTCTGCTGCAACTGTCGTTGCCCTGGAGAAGACGCGCCGCCGGCCTCAGGCAGACACTGCCTACTATTTTGCCGCTTCAGCCGTTGATGCAGTGAAGAAGGATGTCGTCGCACCATTTCAGCCGATTAACTTTGAGAAGCTTCCGGCTGTGTTTCGAGAAGCGAGCGGCAAGTGGTTCACGATCCACACGTTAAATATTGCCTTCCTGGTGAATAAAAAACTCGTCAAAAACTCCCCTACCAGCTGGGCCGACCTGCTTAAACCGGAGTTTAAGAACTCAGTTGTTTACCTTGATCCCCGGACAACAGGCGTGGGCCAAGTGATGGTGTTTGCCGCTGCATACGCGACTGGAGGATCGGTGGATAACGTGAAGCCGGGGATTGATTATCTCGGGCAACTCCATGCGCTAGGTAATGTGCAGCGCGTCGAGGGAACCACCCCTTATGCGAAGTTCCTCAAAGGTGAAATACCTGTGTGGATCAGCTATGAAAACGATGGCCTCAAAGCGAAACACGTGGATGGTATGGGCGATGCCCTAGAAGTCATCATTCCCAAGGAGGCGAGCGTTGCCGCGCCTTACGCCATTAGTCTTGTCAAGAACGCCCCAAATCCGAACAGCGGCAAGCTCTGGCTGAATTTCATCATGAGCGAAGTGGGGCAAGGACTCTTCGCTCAAGGATTCGTTCGTCCTTCGGTCCCAGGTGTGCGGCTAAGCGCGGACATTCAAGCAAAAATGCCGGCTGCACCGCAGCTGCGCCCGCTTGATGTTGTAAAGGCGTCCGAGCGCAAGGCGGAGATTGACCGCCTTTGGGCACAAGCTGTTCTTACCAAGTAA
- a CDS encoding ABC transporter ATP-binding protein: MSLVLEQVGFSYPGTSHGVENISINVASGELVAVIGPSGSGKSTLLKLISGLTTGHSGSILLNGADLSHMAVHRRNMGMVFQSYALFPHLNVAENVSYGLKLRNVPKAERLERAKNLLILVGLDGFDSRSVTKLSGGQQQRVALARALAIDPSALLLDEPLSALDASIRGQLRDQIKSIQRRFNATTLLVTHDQEEALTMADRVAVMKDGKLLQFDSPKEIYEAPKSKAVAEFVGLSTIFPAVVADKDLIDVGFCKLHVGTNGRPRGAKLFALMRPEHFDTDPPVDTVNRLTGAVGVQRYLGSMFRYDFQIPDAPKPLLVESRHLAAASIAISPKHIRLLDT, translated from the coding sequence ATGAGTCTAGTCTTAGAGCAAGTTGGCTTTTCCTATCCGGGCACCAGCCATGGCGTCGAAAACATCTCAATCAATGTAGCGTCTGGGGAACTGGTGGCGGTTATAGGGCCTAGCGGGTCTGGTAAGTCGACACTGCTCAAGCTGATTTCAGGACTGACTACAGGGCACTCTGGATCGATTCTGCTGAATGGTGCTGATCTTTCTCATATGGCAGTTCATCGACGAAATATGGGTATGGTGTTTCAAAGCTATGCCCTATTTCCTCACCTCAACGTTGCCGAAAATGTCTCATACGGACTGAAGCTTCGCAACGTGCCGAAAGCTGAACGTTTAGAACGGGCCAAAAATCTGCTAATACTTGTTGGATTGGACGGTTTTGACTCCCGGAGTGTGACGAAGCTATCTGGCGGTCAGCAGCAGCGAGTTGCTTTGGCGCGAGCCCTAGCGATCGATCCAAGTGCTTTGCTTTTAGATGAACCCCTGTCCGCGTTGGACGCGAGCATTCGCGGACAGCTGCGGGATCAAATCAAGTCGATCCAGCGCCGCTTCAATGCGACGACCCTCTTGGTCACGCACGATCAAGAGGAGGCCCTGACTATGGCTGATCGGGTAGCTGTCATGAAAGACGGAAAGCTTCTGCAATTTGACTCTCCGAAAGAAATATATGAAGCACCAAAGAGCAAAGCGGTCGCGGAATTTGTAGGGCTTTCCACTATCTTTCCGGCCGTTGTGGCCGACAAGGACCTCATTGATGTCGGATTCTGCAAATTGCATGTCGGCACGAACGGCAGGCCGCGCGGCGCAAAACTATTTGCGTTGATGCGCCCTGAGCACTTCGATACTGATCCGCCCGTGGATACCGTGAATCGCCTGACCGGTGCGGTGGGCGTTCAGCGCTACCTTGGATCCATGTTCCGCTATGACTTCCAAATCCCAGATGCGCCTAAGCCGCTTCTGGTCGAGTCGCGCCATTTGGCTGCCGCGTCGATTGCCATTTCACCGAAGCATATTCGCTTGCTTGATACCTAG
- a CDS encoding ABC transporter permease, with product MIRSISVVYGIYLLLPIALLMVGSVGGSWTNSLLPTGITSQWYLDLWSDTSFRKAFTTSLVVAGSACVVNALIAVPLSYSLYHGAKNRGSFAAKIVSAMPVAVPTITLGFGYIIVFNSDLAPWLGSMPLLIAAHAVHTLPYLTNTLLSDLRHLGLERLENAAATLGASAWQQFTGIVVPNLRQSLLSGLVMVAAISIGEFGLSNLLTSFQNRTYPVVLLQAFYGATGFACAATVILLVLASFSAFISSTVVKKS from the coding sequence ATGATTCGATCGATTTCCGTGGTGTACGGAATCTATTTGCTGCTACCCATCGCCCTCCTGATGGTGGGCAGCGTCGGTGGTTCCTGGACCAACTCACTTCTGCCAACCGGAATAACGTCGCAGTGGTATCTTGATCTGTGGAGTGATACCTCCTTTCGCAAGGCGTTCACCACGAGTCTTGTGGTTGCAGGCAGTGCCTGCGTAGTTAACGCATTGATCGCCGTCCCGCTGTCTTATTCCCTCTATCACGGTGCCAAGAACCGAGGTAGCTTCGCTGCAAAGATTGTCAGCGCCATGCCGGTGGCGGTGCCAACCATCACTCTTGGCTTCGGATACATCATTGTCTTCAACAGTGATCTCGCGCCATGGCTGGGCTCGATGCCACTGCTGATTGCCGCGCATGCAGTGCACACATTGCCGTATTTAACAAATACGTTGCTCTCGGATTTGCGTCATCTTGGACTCGAGCGCTTGGAGAACGCCGCGGCAACGCTGGGTGCTTCTGCTTGGCAGCAGTTCACGGGAATCGTCGTACCGAACTTGCGCCAGAGCCTTCTAAGTGGTCTTGTGATGGTTGCTGCCATTTCCATCGGTGAGTTTGGGCTATCGAATTTACTGACGAGTTTTCAGAATCGAACCTACCCAGTCGTGCTACTGCAGGCCTTCTATGGCGCAACGGGTTTTGCTTGTGCAGCTACCGTAATTTTGTTGGTGCTGGCCAGCTTCTCCGCATTCATTTCTTCAACAGTTGTCAAAAAATCATGA